In Chitinophaga sp. H8, the sequence ACCGGATTTCTGCCCGGATACGGCTGAGGGAAACGGGGGTAATGCCGAGATAAGAGGCCAGCAGGGATAACTGTACCCGCTGGAGCAGGTCCGGGGAGTTATGTAGCAGGTCTTTGTATCGCTCACTTGCGGTTTTGAACTGGTGCGAAATAAAGCGTTCTTCCAGTCGTACCACTTCATGTTCCACCAGCTTTCTGCCCCAGTTGGCAAATTCGATGTCTGTATTATAAAGCTGTTGTAAGTCGGACAAACTGATTTTATAAAGCAGGGAGTTTTCCAGCAGTTCTACACTTTCATAGCCGGGTTGGTTTTTCACATAGCTGTTGTATGAAAATACGGCATCCCCTTCCAGACCGAACCAAAAGGTGTGTTCATACTGGGTAGCCGTGATGGAAAATGCCCTGACAATACCCTTTTCTATTAAGTACAGCTGATGATCTATTTTGCCGGCTTCGATGAGGATATGCCCTTTAGGTAACTTTACCTCTGTAAGTAATGCGAGGAACTTTTCGATACCATGATCGGAAAGGGTGTTAAAGGCTTTGATCCGTTGGAGGATGTTTTCCATCAGCAGGTGATTGTGGTCGTTAAAAACAAAAGCCGCAAGTTGAAAAGCGAATTCCTCCTTGCGGCTATTATTTCAAACGGTGTTTTTATTCTTCTCTTTTTTGAACTTCTTTTATTGCTCTTTCTACCATCGGGTCTGTTTCATTCATCACTTCATAAAAACCTTCATTACGCCATAGTTGCCGGGCAAAGAGGGCTTTCAGGCGGGTTTTTATCTCCGTTTCTTCTTTAGCAGTGATCCGGTCTATCCCTTTGATGCTGTCGGCCTGGGCAAATGTTTTAAAAGCATTGTAGATGCTGTTGTCCAGTTGATATTGTTTACGGAAGTCTTCCGGTGTTTTAAAACGTTTGAAGTCGTTCAGATGTTCACTGTAGTACTTGTAGATAAAG encodes:
- a CDS encoding Crp/Fnr family transcriptional regulator, which translates into the protein MENILQRIKAFNTLSDHGIEKFLALLTEVKLPKGHILIEAGKIDHQLYLIEKGIVRAFSITATQYEHTFWFGLEGDAVFSYNSYVKNQPGYESVELLENSLLYKISLSDLQQLYNTDIEFANWGRKLVEHEVVRLEERFISHQFKTASERYKDLLHNSPDLLQRVQLSLLASYLGITPVSLSRIRAEIR